A genomic stretch from bacterium includes:
- the dnaG gene encoding DNA primase, protein MVSTIFPETIINEIRDHFDLVDIVSQYVSLKKSGENHKGLCPFHPEKTPSFTISTKKQIFHCFGCHVGGNIYSFIMKIEGYSFPQAVRFLAEKAGISLPVYPSEERSKKDILLEINSLAIDFYRENLKKEEAKKAYSYLKERGITNQTIDKFKLGYALPSWDKLYRYLSWKGISAENIEEAGLSIKKREGYYDRFRDRLIFPTFNLQNRILGFGARVLNNNLPKYINSPETLIYNKSQILYGLNFAKEAIRLKEFLILVEGYFDVITSYQLGILNVTAILGTSLTEDHAQIIKRYANKVVIIYDPDNAGIKATIRSLDIFLEKEMVVQIVTLPERLDPAEFLLKKGVLSFNRLINNACDFLDYKIAVALREIDIKKAEGKGKLIKTLKSTYLKLKSPLQQTEFVKKIADKLNIAEEVVLLEISFKPPFVSNKTKESFIQEGEKRSLMAEKGFLRVFFQDLNLTNQIMDKIEVDDFEDSECKAIYSLILKKIENQENIEFKKIIDDLTPSQNFFISEIGVEESKVTSEEIKDYINYFYNRRLAKKVREIKKKEKDGIIDQKLIQECFSLRKEIEKIKKEK, encoded by the coding sequence ATGGTAAGTACTATTTTTCCAGAAACAATAATTAATGAAATTCGGGATCATTTTGACCTTGTGGATATTGTTTCCCAGTATGTTTCGTTAAAAAAGAGCGGTGAAAATCATAAAGGGCTTTGTCCGTTTCATCCAGAAAAGACTCCTTCTTTTACTATAAGTACTAAAAAACAAATATTTCATTGTTTTGGATGCCATGTGGGAGGAAATATCTATTCTTTTATCATGAAGATAGAAGGATACTCGTTTCCACAAGCGGTGAGGTTTTTAGCTGAAAAAGCCGGAATTTCTTTACCTGTTTATCCTTCCGAAGAAAGATCTAAAAAAGATATACTTTTAGAGATAAATAGCCTGGCTATAGATTTTTATAGAGAAAACCTAAAGAAAGAAGAGGCAAAAAAAGCTTATTCTTATTTAAAAGAAAGAGGTATAACTAATCAAACTATTGATAAATTTAAGTTAGGGTATGCTCTTCCTAGCTGGGATAAGCTTTATCGTTATTTAAGTTGGAAAGGAATAAGCGCAGAAAATATTGAGGAAGCAGGACTTTCTATAAAGAAGAGAGAAGGTTATTATGATCGTTTTCGAGATCGGTTAATCTTTCCCACCTTTAATTTGCAAAATCGGATATTAGGTTTTGGAGCTCGAGTATTAAATAATAATTTGCCAAAATACATCAATTCTCCAGAAACCTTGATTTATAATAAAAGCCAAATTTTATATGGATTAAATTTTGCCAAAGAAGCTATTCGTTTAAAAGAATTTTTAATCTTAGTAGAAGGGTATTTTGATGTAATTACTTCCTATCAATTAGGAATTTTAAATGTAACTGCTATCTTAGGTACTTCTTTAACAGAAGACCATGCTCAAATTATCAAACGTTATGCCAATAAAGTAGTTATAATTTATGATCCTGATAACGCTGGTATTAAGGCTACCATTAGGAGTTTAGATATATTTTTAGAAAAAGAGATGGTGGTGCAAATTGTTACTCTTCCTGAAAGATTAGATCCAGCAGAGTTTTTATTAAAAAAAGGGGTTCTTTCATTTAACCGTCTGATCAATAATGCTTGTGACTTTTTAGACTATAAGATAGCTGTGGCTTTAAGAGAGATAGATATAAAGAAAGCAGAAGGAAAGGGAAAACTTATCAAGACCTTAAAGTCAACTTATTTAAAATTAAAAAGTCCTTTGCAACAGACAGAGTTTGTAAAAAAGATTGCTGATAAATTAAATATAGCTGAAGAGGTGGTATTATTAGAAATTTCTTTTAAACCTCCATTTGTTTCTAACAAAACTAAAGAGAGTTTTATCCAAGAGGGAGAGAAAAGGTCTTTAATGGCAGAAAAAGGTTTCTTAAGAGTATTCTTTCAAGATCTTAATCTTACTAATCAAATTATGGACAAAATTGAGGTAGATGATTTTGAAGATAGTGAATGTAAGGCTATATATAGCTTAATCTTGAAAAAGATTGAAAACCAAGAGAATATAGAATTTAAAAAAATAATAGATGACCTAACGCCTTCTCAAAATTTCTTTATTTCAGAAATAGGTGTAGAAGAGAGTAAGGTTACTTCCGAGGAGATAAAAGATTATATAAACTATTTCTATAATCGAAGATTAGCTAAAAAAGTTAGAGAAATTAAAAAAAAAGAGAAAGATGGAATAATTGATCAAAAATTAATTCAAGAATGTTTTTCTTTAAGAAAAGAGATAGAAAAAATAAAAAAGGAGAAATAA
- a CDS encoding NGG1p interacting factor NIF3, producing the protein MTIEKLYQLVVDHGIEVDPRGRKAVEEELEETKKSYQDLKEEEKSEFDQEKLSNPFSDTRILYGNREKIIKRILVGIDMEGGEILLADRLSEKGKSIDLVIAHHPEGYALAGLYGVMKMQSDVLNKFGVPINIAEGILKERISEVERKLLPVNHNRTVDMARLLDIPFMCMHTPADNHVVDYLQKMLDQKEHKKVRDVVKVLKNIPEYKEALLNVAGPKIIAGNENNRIGKIFVDMTGGTEGSKDSFEKLSIAGVGTMIGMHYSDDLRKKAEKYHINLIVAGHISSDNIGMNLLLDKIEKEYSLEIIETSGFKRYRRI; encoded by the coding sequence CTGACTATAGAAAAGCTTTATCAGCTTGTAGTTGACCATGGAATAGAAGTAGATCCTCGTGGTAGAAAAGCTGTTGAAGAAGAACTAGAAGAAACTAAAAAAAGTTACCAAGACTTAAAGGAAGAGGAAAAAAGTGAATTTGATCAGGAAAAACTAAGCAATCCTTTTTCAGATACCAGAATTCTATATGGAAATAGGGAAAAGATAATCAAAAGAATCTTAGTAGGTATCGATATGGAGGGGGGAGAGATATTATTAGCTGATAGATTGTCTGAGAAAGGAAAATCTATTGATTTGGTTATTGCCCATCACCCTGAAGGATATGCCTTAGCTGGTCTTTATGGAGTGATGAAGATGCAATCGGATGTATTAAATAAATTTGGAGTTCCTATTAATATAGCTGAAGGTATTCTAAAAGAACGGATTTCAGAGGTAGAAAGAAAATTGTTACCAGTTAACCATAACAGGACTGTAGATATGGCACGTCTTTTAGACATTCCCTTTATGTGTATGCATACTCCTGCGGACAATCATGTTGTTGACTATCTACAGAAGATGCTTGATCAAAAGGAGCATAAGAAGGTTAGAGATGTAGTTAAGGTTTTAAAGAACATTCCTGAATATAAAGAAGCTTTATTAAATGTCGCCGGTCCTAAAATTATTGCTGGAAATGAAAATAATCGGATAGGGAAAATCTTTGTAGATATGACTGGAGGTACCGAAGGTTCTAAGGATTCATTTGAAAAACTTTCTATAGCTGGAGTAGGAACAATGATAGGTATGCATTATAGTGATGATCTCCGGAAGAAGGCAGAAAAGTATCATATCAATCTTATCGTAGCGGGTCATATTTCGTCTGATAACATAGGCATGAATTTGCTTTTAGATAAGATCGAGAAAGAGTATTCTTTGGAGATTATAGAAACATCTGGTTTTAAGAGATATAGAAGAATATAA
- a CDS encoding NAD-dependent epimerase, producing the protein MKKVLVTGIAGFIGFHLGRKLLDRGDEVVGIDNINDYYDVNLKMARLSQLEGRNRFKFVKMSLENKEDVLNLFKGEGFDAVVNLAAQAGVRYSLTNPYIYIESNIVGFTHILEGCRHYSVKHLVFASSSSVYGANTKMPFSVHHNVDHPVSLYAATKKANEIMAHTYASLYKIPCTGLRFFTVYGPWGRPDMALFLFTKAVLEGKPIDVFNYGKMQRDFTYIDDIIEGVVRVLDKIPQSNPVWSSDLPDPSSSYAPYKIYNIGNNNPVELRCFIETLEDCLGKKAEKNLLPIQAGDVPATYADIDDLMRDVGFKPTTSIKEGIKRFVEWYKEYYKHL; encoded by the coding sequence ATGAAAAAAGTTTTGGTAACGGGCATTGCTGGTTTTATTGGCTTTCATTTGGGAAGGAAATTATTGGATAGAGGTGACGAGGTTGTTGGTATTGATAATATTAATGATTATTATGATGTAAATTTGAAAATGGCGAGGCTGTCTCAATTAGAAGGTAGAAATAGATTTAAGTTTGTAAAGATGTCTCTTGAAAATAAAGAGGATGTCCTTAATTTATTTAAGGGTGAAGGATTTGATGCAGTTGTAAATCTTGCAGCACAAGCTGGGGTACGTTACAGTCTTACAAATCCTTATATTTATATAGAAAGCAATATTGTCGGTTTTACCCATATCCTTGAGGGATGCAGGCACTATAGCGTGAAACATCTTGTCTTTGCCTCATCAAGCTCCGTATATGGCGCCAACACAAAGATGCCCTTTTCGGTTCATCACAATGTTGACCATCCGGTATCCCTGTATGCAGCTACCAAGAAGGCTAATGAGATTATGGCGCATACCTATGCCAGCCTCTATAAAATTCCATGTACCGGACTGAGATTTTTTACTGTCTATGGTCCATGGGGCAGGCCGGATATGGCACTGTTCTTATTTACAAAGGCGGTACTGGAAGGCAAACCTATAGATGTCTTTAACTACGGTAAAATGCAAAGGGACTTTACTTATATTGACGATATAATAGAAGGGGTAGTCAGGGTTCTGGATAAAATCCCCCAGTCTAATCCTGTATGGAGCAGCGATCTACCTGATCCATCGTCAAGCTATGCTCCTTATAAAATATATAATATAGGAAACAATAATCCTGTTGAACTGAGGTGTTTTATAGAAACACTTGAAGACTGTCTTGGTAAAAAAGCAGAGAAAAACCTTTTGCCAATACAGGCTGGAGATGTCCCGGCTACTTATGCTGATATAGATGACCTTATGAGAGATGTTGGATTCAAGCCGACAACAAGTATTAAAGAAGGAATAAAGAGGTTTGTGGAGTGGTATAAGGAATATTATAAACACCTTTAA
- a CDS encoding tetratricopeptide repeat protein, whose translation QKEKLSALLLKNKEDISVLWVISKLASCEDEFMKLSSLAIERVEEDTKNAYARILANFGYIYGLENQVDKAIKLYTIASEISREYSLVWYNLGVLYGRKGEFEKEIQCYAKAIEIDPENALAWLNSGIAYGKKGEVTKEARCYAKAISIDSENTIALYNLGLAYGRKGNIKAQIACFEKAIKADQDYAVSWYNLGVSYRQQGEHEKELKCYEKTIALDPEYALAWYNLGTLYGKKNNIDKEMECYLKALEIDPENALAWYSLAVLYNKRKMIDKEIQCLERSLSIDPENALAWYSLGMHKKKIKDIKESIQCLKKTLSLDPEWALAWSELGMCYEETNEVDKAIKCYERCVDINPNIPQVWRNLGFAYRKQGNTYKTMRCFEKFHQASSSKNSLEVK comes from the coding sequence AGAGAGGGTAGAGGAAGATACTAAAAATGCTTATGCCCGGATATTAGCTAACTTTGGATATATTTACGGCCTGGAAAATCAGGTGGATAAAGCTATAAAATTATATACCATTGCTTCTGAAATATCGAGAGAATATAGTCTGGTTTGGTATAATTTAGGGGTTTTATATGGCCGAAAAGGAGAATTTGAGAAAGAGATTCAGTGTTATGCTAAAGCGATAGAAATTGATCCTGAAAATGCTTTAGCCTGGTTGAATTCAGGTATCGCTTATGGTAAAAAAGGAGAAGTTACTAAAGAGGCCAGATGTTATGCTAAGGCCATCTCTATTGATTCAGAAAATACTATTGCTTTATATAATTTGGGTTTAGCCTATGGAAGAAAAGGTAATATCAAAGCTCAGATAGCGTGCTTTGAAAAAGCTATTAAAGCTGATCAGGATTATGCTGTCTCTTGGTATAATTTAGGAGTTTCATACCGACAACAAGGAGAACATGAAAAAGAGCTGAAATGTTACGAAAAAACCATTGCCTTAGATCCAGAATATGCTCTGGCTTGGTATAATTTAGGAACTTTATATGGAAAAAAGAATAATATAGATAAGGAGATGGAGTGTTATCTTAAAGCTTTGGAGATTGATCCTGAAAATGCTTTAGCTTGGTATAGCTTAGCGGTGCTCTATAACAAAAGGAAGATGATCGATAAAGAAATACAATGCTTAGAAAGATCTCTCTCTATTGATCCTGAAAATGCTTTAGCCTGGTATAGTTTGGGAATGCATAAAAAGAAGATCAAAGATATTAAAGAAAGTATCCAATGTCTTAAAAAGACTCTCTCTTTAGATCCAGAATGGGCCTTGGCTTGGAGTGAATTAGGGATGTGTTACGAAGAAACAAATGAGGTTGATAAAGCTATTAAATGTTACGAAAGATGTGTCGATATAAATCCTAATATTCCTCAAGTATGGCGTAATTTAGGCTTTGCCTATCGGAAACAAGGAAATACCTATAAAACGATGCGTTGCTTTGAAAAATTCCACCAAGCAAGTTCTTCCAAAAATAGTCTTGAGGTAAAATGA